In Numenius arquata chromosome 1, bNumArq3.hap1.1, whole genome shotgun sequence, the DNA window GATGTGTACACTGCACTATTGTAtaagtgttttattttagttaaaatcTAGATCTGAGTTTTCCAAACAAGTTTTTCTTCAAGTCCAATTTATTACTTGCCTTCTACAGATTTGAGAGCACTTTAGCGTCTCCTTGGGGTGCGTTCCTCTTTCTCCAATTGGCTCTAGCAAGCATCATGAGGCTTCTAAGAGGTTTTACCATACCTTTTGATGCCTCCGAAGAAGAAACCTACCCACCAGGCAAGGAAGGCGGAGCTGGTGTTCCTTGAAAGGCCACAAGAGGGACCCGTCCATTACTGTGAAACTCTGCTACCTTCGGCCGAGAATCCAAGACGTGTTCCTACAAAACCTGTCGACCAGAACACCTCTGCTGCCTGGGTTGGTATAGATTATCCTTACCCCTGCATCCCACGGCAAAGGTTTTCAAGTTTCTCCCGTGTGTCTCAACAGAAAGCTATCTGTCCTGGATACTGAAAATTAGTAGCACAGACCTGAATGCATTATAGCTGCTTAAAGCATAAATAATGCTTTTGAGTCGCTTCACATACGAACTACAACCACTAAGGTCTTGGTTATTTGAATGCATAGAACTATGCAGTGTGTACTGATGAATATGACAACTTGTCTTCTGAAAAACTAGGTCTCTTCAGGAAAACGCTGTTTTCTATTGCAACTGAACACCCTGCACAAAATAAACATTAGGGAGAATTTTCTTATTGGCTTGCTGCTTGAAATAACTGCTGAAGTCTAAATGTTACATGTTAAAGTACTAGGTGTTTTATTTAGATCCGACACTGCTAAATTTAAAGAACTTAGGCTTTCACTTCAGGATTTTTTGTTCTAACCTGCCCCCTTTTCCATTCTGTGTGTTTTGAATAGCTTCTCTCCGTATCGCTTTTCTGATGGGCTCCTTTTCtggtctgaaaaaaatattccagggaCTGTTTGCAGTGTCCTAAGATACTCCTTATATCACgaaatgtaaagatttttttttttttttaagcaaacaggTGCTGCAAAGACAGACTGTTCTTATACATCAATAGCCATCACCTAGGGGAGCGCTGTTTGAGTGTTATTGCTGCTTGACGCTCTGCTCTCCACAAAGCAGTTTCAGGAAGTGTGATTTCAAACCTGTGTGAAACTTTCCTTTGTTCCTGGTGACCTGGAGTTATTTTTGTGATGCCTTAACCTTGAAGTAGAACATGTCaaatttttgactttttttttttttttttaatatgcttaagGCAGCTAGGTCTATGGCTTCTGAAACACTAAGTAAAATAACAGCTGTGAATAAGCATTCTTTTTGTTTAGAAGAGGTGGAAATATTCACACTGGTAGTTAGCTCTTCGATTCTAAACATACAGTGATTCTAAAATTCGTTTGAAGCTGTCAGCACTGAAGctgtttcattttccatttgaaaagccTGGTAGGTTTGTAACCTCTTGAAGcgttctctgcagagcttctgtcAACTTGTTTAGTGTCAACTGATTTTCTGCTCCTCTCTTCTTGATGTTATCTAAGTTTTTCATGCCTTCTTGACTGCTAGGCTGCCACATGGGTAAAGCCTATCCTACATGTTCGCTGAAGTCAGGAAACCATATCCTCAGTTAATGGTTCACCTATGTTCTTTTAAGCATACACTAGAATACAATTATCAGGGaatcatttctctcttttcctgcacAAAGGCTTTGCATTCAAACAGTTCAGTTGTACAGCAGACAATCACTATGCTTAATTAAATTGCACTTGGTTTTTTGAGGGACTATGTAGTAACTTAGGAATGCCGACAGGTATCTGTAGTTATTGTAGCTAGAATCCGATGTGGTGTGCTCTAGGGAAAAGTAAATTGCAAGAAACGGAACATGACTCTCTTTGTTGATACCCAGGAAGATCAAGAATACCATAACAGAGGGATTTCCAGGTTTGGAGTAAAAGTACAGAATCTCTCAAAGAAATATAGATTGTTGAGCTTTGAGCATCTTCTGTGGAAAGCCAATTTTAGAAGTGGCTTTTGGGTGATCTGTTACTCCAGAATACAGAGATTAACTACGTTTTGAAGTAAAGATGTTTTGGGAAAATATTCTGACAGCCTTGTTAAAATAATCTAAGGTGATGAAGCTAAGTGGGCATCGTTTAAATCATTTTGTATCGCTCTCAGTTCAACCTCTACCTGTCCAGGGAGACTGAGAATGTAGCTCATTGAATCTATTCAGAGTTGTAAGACACAGAGAGAAACAGGATCCAGCTCTGAACTGTTTTAAGTCTGCAGAGCTTACAGGACTAGTCGCCAGTTAGACTTTTCTTTAAACCCCAAACCTTGAGTGCTTTGTAAGTTGCCAGAGAATAGCTCACTTGCACCCCAATCATTTTTCAGAGAAGCTTGACATGATGTTGAAGTTCAGAGGTATCTCCGGCTTAGCATCTTGGTTAGTGACTCATTTGCTTTGCTGCAGACCAGATTACCCACTTAACGAACACGCTGAAGAAATCTGGGATAGGTGAGGGACTAGAATCAAGTTGGCATTCCTTTTATCTGGAgaaaattgtgttttgttttctttttattactatgTCTTTCCCTTCAGGTGTGCCCACAATTTGAAACAACTAAGTCAGTGGCGCTGAAAGCTTGCCAGAGGAAACGTGGTTCTCACAAACCCCAAAATCAGGATGTCAAGCACAGTTCACTTCATGCAGGAGGAGCTTGTCGAAGAGCTGTAGCCTGCAAATATCCTCCTTTAATTTTTGGGAATCCAGAAGGATATGCAGTCGGCCCCTCAGATAGTACGAATTGCTCGGGGAAGAGCACACAGCACTCTTGCAGCCGGCCCAAGAAAGGGACAGCAGCAAAAGCCTACATCCAGGTGAACGGTCCAGAGAGCTGTAGAGAAATGCCTTTGTCacctgctccccagcctgtggAGCC includes these proteins:
- the RHNO1 gene encoding LOW QUALITY PROTEIN: RAD9, HUS1, RAD1-interacting nuclear orphan protein 1 (The sequence of the model RefSeq protein was modified relative to this genomic sequence to represent the inferred CDS: substituted 1 base at 1 genomic stop codon); amino-acid sequence: MPPKKKPTHQARKAELVFLERPQEGPVHYCETLLPSAENPRRVPTKPVDQNTSAAWVCPQFETTKSVALKACQRKRGSHKPQNQDVKHSSLHAGGACRRAVACKYPPLIFGNPEGYAVGPSDSTNCSGKSTQHSCSRPKKGTAAKAYIQVNGPESCREMPLSPAPQPVEPEFFGPANVDTPQMPSIRNWRCNSAPPQSSHAWHPEEELAFSTDPCGRGESAAVLVTDTPEHEYGIKVTWRQRPHLMQYLQKRGKLSAADTLVNPELPRRHDNLXPGGAAILLHQRHVQIDNTLHPQGRRG